One window from the genome of Pseudomonadota bacterium encodes:
- the tuf gene encoding elongation factor Tu (EF-Tu; promotes GTP-dependent binding of aminoacyl-tRNA to the A-site of ribosomes during protein biosynthesis; when the tRNA anticodon matches the mRNA codon, GTP hydrolysis results; the inactive EF-Tu-GDP leaves the ribosome and release of GDP is promoted by elongation factor Ts; many prokaryotes have two copies of the gene encoding EF-Tu): MAKEKFERTKPHVNIGTIGHIDHGKTTLTSAITRVLATKGLASATD, encoded by the coding sequence ATGGCAAAAGAGAAATTTGAAAGGACTAAGCCGCACGTAAACATTGGAACGATCGGCCACATCGATCATGGTAAGACAACCCTGACCTCGGCGATAACGCGGGTTCTGGCAACCAAGGGTCTGGCTTCCGCAACCGACT
- the qmoC gene encoding quinone-interacting membrane-bound oxidoreductase complex subunit QmoC, producing MSEVTRVEPDLNFIKYLKSAGGDSVKKCFQCATCSVVCPLSTDGNPFPRKEMIWAQWGLKDRLAADPDTLLCHQCGDCTAYCPRGAKPGDVLGAIRAYTYTHFGFPKGLANFCSNGKNLPLMIIIPMFLIGVLFAVANGGFHIPDVETFKEVGFGQFFGHWDFHWLSKNVFFIDMIFVPAFLFAAFASLKGAKDLWCKMDESIESNKDFRPSAKQFVMDFLVPTVVETIQHKRFNECGENKNRVNGHLPLILSFIALFIVTNYGLLRKDIVSLFVSEEMRAILHGPIPLSDPFKILANVGAIALIIGIGILWANRSSSEEKQGTTPTFYDWFLIGEIMVVGITGLGAELIRLLGIPSFAYFLYFLHLVAVFMLFLYMPYTKFAHMIYRTVAMTFEKYRQSGFVKAVAGE from the coding sequence ATGTCTGAAGTTACGCGGGTTGAACCCGATCTTAATTTTATCAAATATCTGAAAAGCGCAGGCGGGGATTCCGTCAAGAAGTGTTTTCAGTGTGCGACCTGTTCAGTAGTATGTCCGTTGTCAACTGACGGCAATCCTTTTCCGCGGAAAGAGATGATCTGGGCCCAGTGGGGGTTGAAAGATCGACTGGCTGCAGACCCTGACACCTTGCTTTGCCATCAGTGTGGTGACTGTACCGCATATTGTCCCCGTGGAGCGAAACCGGGTGATGTGCTTGGTGCAATCAGGGCCTATACTTACACGCACTTCGGTTTCCCGAAAGGACTGGCCAATTTCTGCAGCAACGGCAAGAATCTTCCGCTGATGATCATTATCCCGATGTTCCTCATCGGAGTGCTGTTTGCCGTAGCAAATGGCGGGTTTCACATTCCGGACGTTGAGACCTTCAAGGAAGTCGGCTTCGGTCAGTTTTTCGGCCATTGGGATTTCCACTGGCTTTCCAAGAATGTTTTTTTTATTGATATGATTTTTGTTCCGGCCTTTCTTTTTGCTGCTTTTGCCTCCTTAAAGGGAGCCAAGGATCTCTGGTGCAAGATGGATGAGTCCATTGAATCAAATAAGGATTTCCGTCCTTCTGCGAAACAGTTCGTTATGGATTTTCTTGTCCCGACCGTAGTTGAGACCATTCAGCACAAACGGTTCAACGAATGTGGTGAAAACAAGAATCGGGTTAATGGGCATCTGCCGCTGATTCTTTCCTTCATTGCTCTTTTCATCGTGACCAACTATGGTCTGCTCCGGAAGGATATCGTCTCTCTTTTTGTCAGTGAGGAGATGCGGGCCATTCTGCACGGACCCATTCCGCTTTCAGACCCCTTCAAGATTCTGGCCAATGTCGGAGCGATTGCTTTGATCATTGGGATCGGGATCCTGTGGGCGAACCGGTCAAGCAGCGAAGAAAAGCAGGGCACTACTCCTACCTTTTATGACTGGTTCCTGATCGGCGAGATCATGGTTGTCGGTATTACCGGACTGGGCGCTGAGCTGATCCGGCTCCTCGGTATTCCTTCATTTGCCTACTTCCTCTACTTTCTTCATCTGGTTGCGGTATTCATGCTTTTCCTCTATATGCCGTACACCAAATTTGCGCACATGATCTACAGGACCGTGGCCATGACTTTTGAGAAATATCGGCAGAGCGGTTTTGTCAAGGCGGTGGCCGGAGAGTAG
- a CDS encoding hydrogenase iron-sulfur subunit has product MDKKYSAYICTGCGIGEALDIEALSGVVTGEMKMGCKTHEALCGAAGREMIQSDMDNDGVNTIVVGACSPRVMQDAFDFGNDKITVRANLREQVVWCQPEDAKADFTQELASDYMRMGCTQAKKTELPDPYQLETVTRKILVMGGGISGMTAALEASKAGYAVTLVEKTEILGGKALGWRKQFPTKAPWADLEENSIADLVNAVSADSNITVKTSSEVARISGAPGNFVATIKAAGTKSEWDAPAKVTVDQQDLIDKGQLEDPNAGLKVYTENNPSGEKFGAVVLATGWTPADVSEYEHLNPSSSKVVTNAQFEKLAKEGKVPARVAFIQSPGGAEHDKDFPFANSVTSMVALKQASYVRQDNADGKAYILYQHMRTPGNMEMFYKATQNNDGIFMTKAAVTAIEEHGSSLLVTAKDTLLNEDIRIEVDMAVLAAGLRPVTADSKSINLAYRQGPGFLDLDLFDGYADSHFICFPYETRRTGVYTCGGVRKAMAMDEAIDDATGAALKAIQCIESTDRGVAVHPRSGDQSYPEFFMQRCTQCKRCTEECPFGALDDDEKGTPLPNPTRCRRCGTCMGACPERIIGFKNYNVDMIGSMVKSVEVPDDDEDKLRFVVFVCENDAYPAIDMAAMRRKGLNNLVRFIPVRCLGSVNVVWVKDALSSGMDGVMLLGCKYGDDYQCHFVKGSEIANKRMGNIGETLGSLGLEPERCRAEQVAITDFNKVPDIIQEFVDSVVAMGPNPFKGF; this is encoded by the coding sequence ATGGACAAGAAATATAGTGCATATATATGCACAGGATGTGGTATCGGTGAGGCCCTTGATATTGAGGCGCTTTCCGGGGTTGTGACCGGCGAAATGAAGATGGGTTGTAAAACCCATGAAGCTCTTTGTGGTGCTGCCGGGCGCGAAATGATTCAGAGCGACATGGATAATGACGGGGTGAATACTATTGTCGTTGGCGCCTGTTCTCCAAGAGTCATGCAGGATGCCTTCGACTTTGGCAATGACAAGATCACCGTCAGGGCCAATCTGCGCGAGCAGGTGGTCTGGTGCCAGCCTGAAGATGCCAAAGCCGATTTTACCCAAGAGCTTGCTTCCGACTATATGAGAATGGGGTGTACCCAGGCCAAGAAAACGGAACTGCCGGATCCTTATCAGCTTGAAACCGTCACCAGGAAAATTCTGGTGATGGGCGGTGGTATTTCCGGTATGACCGCTGCCCTTGAAGCTTCCAAGGCAGGATATGCAGTGACTCTGGTGGAGAAGACCGAAATTCTTGGCGGCAAGGCTCTCGGCTGGAGGAAGCAGTTCCCGACCAAGGCTCCCTGGGCTGATCTTGAAGAAAACTCCATCGCTGATCTGGTCAATGCCGTATCGGCAGACAGCAACATCACGGTAAAGACCTCAAGCGAGGTGGCCAGGATTTCCGGTGCTCCGGGTAATTTTGTCGCCACCATCAAAGCCGCCGGGACCAAAAGTGAGTGGGATGCTCCGGCCAAGGTTACCGTTGACCAGCAGGACCTGATTGACAAAGGGCAGCTGGAAGACCCCAATGCCGGTCTGAAGGTCTACACTGAAAACAATCCCTCTGGCGAGAAATTCGGCGCCGTGGTTCTTGCCACCGGCTGGACCCCGGCCGATGTCTCCGAGTACGAACACTTGAATCCTTCAAGCAGCAAGGTTGTCACCAATGCCCAGTTTGAGAAACTTGCCAAGGAAGGCAAGGTCCCGGCACGGGTTGCCTTTATCCAGAGCCCGGGCGGGGCAGAGCATGATAAGGATTTCCCTTTTGCCAACTCTGTAACCAGCATGGTTGCTCTGAAGCAGGCCAGCTATGTCCGTCAGGACAACGCTGATGGTAAGGCGTATATTCTGTATCAGCATATGCGCACTCCGGGCAATATGGAGATGTTCTACAAAGCCACCCAGAATAACGACGGGATTTTTATGACCAAGGCTGCTGTAACCGCTATTGAAGAGCATGGCAGCTCCCTTCTGGTTACGGCCAAGGATACCCTGCTCAATGAAGATATCCGCATTGAGGTGGATATGGCTGTTCTTGCCGCCGGTCTGAGACCTGTCACGGCTGACAGCAAGAGTATCAATCTGGCGTATCGTCAGGGCCCTGGTTTTCTTGATCTGGATCTGTTCGATGGCTATGCTGATTCACACTTCATCTGTTTCCCGTATGAAACTCGTCGGACGGGTGTCTATACTTGTGGCGGAGTCAGGAAGGCGATGGCGATGGATGAAGCGATTGATGATGCGACCGGCGCAGCCCTGAAGGCGATTCAGTGTATCGAGTCTACCGATCGCGGGGTGGCTGTTCATCCTCGTTCCGGCGACCAGTCCTACCCGGAATTCTTTATGCAGCGCTGTACGCAGTGTAAGCGGTGTACGGAAGAGTGTCCGTTCGGCGCCCTTGATGATGATGAGAAAGGAACCCCGCTGCCGAACCCTACCCGTTGTCGACGGTGTGGTACCTGTATGGGCGCGTGTCCGGAGCGAATCATCGGCTTCAAGAACTACAATGTTGATATGATCGGTTCAATGGTTAAATCGGTTGAGGTTCCTGATGATGATGAGGACAAGCTGCGTTTCGTGGTTTTTGTCTGCGAAAACGATGCCTATCCGGCCATCGACATGGCTGCCATGCGGCGCAAAGGTCTCAACAACCTTGTGCGTTTTATTCCTGTCCGCTGCCTGGGTTCTGTCAATGTGGTCTGGGTCAAGGACGCGCTTTCTTCAGGAATGGACGGCGTCATGCTTCTCGGTTGTAAATATGGTGACGATTATCAGTGTCACTTTGTCAAGGGCAGCGAGATCGCCAATAAACGGATGGGTAATATTGGTGAAACCCTGGGTAGCCTTGGCCTTGAGCCTGAGCGTTGCCGGGCCGAGCAAGTTGCGATAACCGATTTCAACAAAGTGCCTGATATCATTCAGGAATTTGTAGATTCTGTTGTTGCGATGGGCCCCAACCCCTTCAAGGGCTTCTAA
- a CDS encoding FAD-dependent oxidoreductase → MTDERSAPGAGGVLVVGGGISGLTAALEAAEVGQDVFLVEKNPYLGGRVAQLNQYFPKLCPPSCGLEINFKRIKNNRKIRVYPMTTVKKVDGAAGRYQVTLESAPRGVNNNCTACNACVEVCPRERDNDFNFGMDKTKAIYKPHDMAFPMKYVIDAKACDKCGKCKEACKYDAIELDGAAKEMTVDVASVVWATGWTPYDATKMTNLKFGSSNAIITNMMMERLAAPGGPTDGKILRPGDNKEPASFAFVQCAGSRDENHLEYCSYICCMASLKQITYVREQYPDAKITVFYIDLRSPGKYEKFREKMMADPNVTFVKGKVADIIAEADGGVTVVAEDAVTGAKVQTKVDLAILATGMQPNGQGIGIGADANGFLVSDATKGMLAAGCAKKAADVVTSTQNSTAAALKAIQASR, encoded by the coding sequence ATGACAGATGAACGAAGTGCACCCGGTGCAGGCGGAGTTCTGGTCGTGGGTGGTGGGATCAGCGGTTTGACCGCTGCCCTTGAAGCCGCAGAGGTTGGTCAGGATGTTTTTCTTGTTGAGAAGAACCCTTACCTTGGCGGAAGAGTTGCCCAACTGAACCAGTATTTCCCGAAACTCTGCCCCCCTTCCTGTGGGTTGGAGATCAACTTCAAAAGAATTAAAAACAACCGGAAAATCCGGGTGTATCCGATGACCACGGTCAAGAAAGTTGATGGTGCCGCAGGCAGATATCAGGTCACACTGGAAAGCGCCCCTCGTGGTGTAAACAACAACTGCACCGCCTGCAATGCCTGTGTTGAGGTTTGTCCCCGGGAACGTGATAACGACTTCAACTTCGGGATGGACAAAACCAAGGCTATTTACAAGCCCCATGACATGGCTTTTCCGATGAAGTACGTCATCGACGCCAAAGCCTGTGACAAATGTGGCAAATGCAAGGAAGCCTGTAAATACGATGCGATTGAACTTGATGGCGCAGCAAAGGAAATGACCGTCGATGTGGCTTCAGTTGTCTGGGCGACCGGCTGGACTCCTTATGATGCCACCAAGATGACCAACCTGAAGTTCGGTTCCAGCAATGCCATCATCACCAACATGATGATGGAAAGGCTTGCCGCACCCGGTGGACCCACCGACGGTAAAATTCTTCGTCCGGGGGATAACAAGGAACCCGCGAGCTTTGCCTTTGTTCAGTGTGCCGGATCAAGGGATGAAAATCATCTTGAATATTGCTCCTATATCTGTTGTATGGCCAGCCTGAAGCAGATCACATACGTCAGGGAGCAGTATCCCGACGCCAAGATAACGGTATTCTATATTGACCTGCGTTCACCGGGAAAATATGAGAAGTTCCGTGAGAAGATGATGGCTGACCCAAACGTTACCTTTGTAAAGGGCAAGGTTGCCGATATCATTGCTGAAGCTGATGGCGGTGTGACTGTTGTGGCAGAAGATGCCGTGACCGGCGCCAAGGTTCAGACTAAAGTCGACCTGGCAATTCTTGCAACAGGTATGCAGCCGAATGGACAGGGAATCGGGATTGGAGCTGATGCGAATGGCTTCCTGGTTTCTGATGCCACCAAAGGGATGCTTGCTGCCGGTTGCGCCAAGAAGGCGGCTGATGTTGTGACCAGCACTCAGAATTCAACAGCTGCTGCCCTGAAAGCTATTCAGGCATCACGGTAG
- the aprA gene encoding adenylyl-sulfate reductase subunit alpha: MALPNKPLGELPAVTNPEIVEHDVDVLIIGGGMAACGTAFEIKKWAPADLKIKLVDKASMERSGAVAQGLSAINTYIGENPIENYVKMVRNDLMGVVREDLIYDLGRHVDESVKLFEEWGLPIWKKDAAGENLDGAKPAPSLREGGTPVRTGKWQIMINGESYKCIVAEPAKAALGEENCLERVFIVKLLLDKNVDNQIAGAVGFSTRENKVHVFRCKTALCACGGAVNIFRPRSTGEGKGRAWYPVWNAGSTYTMCAQVGATLTMMENRFTPARFKDGYGPVGAWFLLFKAKVQNGLGEFYANSDSVKGELAKFMPYGQSAVTPTCLRNHLMLNELKEGRGPIYMATDVALNAFLDDRRAKGMDEKEVMKFWKHLESEAWEDFLDMSVGQAGLWAGMNIEPEKVGSEIMPTEPYMLGSHSGCCGIWTSGPNEDWVPTVDGPRSHQYKWGYNRMTTVNGLFTAGDGVGASGHKFSSGSHAEGRIVAKQMVKYCRDHADFKPELSQTAQQLADEIYAPVKLYHQHVGATTASDVNPNYCKPAGIMMRLMKATDEYGGGVATYYMTSGKLLNICLDLLRMLREDAAKMAAGDLHELMRAWENYHRIWCVETHIRHIEFRKESRYPGFYYRSDYPTCDDANWKAFVNSTFDPKTQEWKCEKVPCINIVETEPWI; this comes from the coding sequence AAGGCCTCCATGGAGCGTTCCGGCGCTGTAGCTCAGGGCCTGTCTGCTATCAACACCTATATCGGCGAAAACCCGATCGAGAACTACGTAAAGATGGTTCGTAATGACCTGATGGGCGTTGTTCGTGAAGACCTTATCTACGACCTCGGCCGTCATGTTGACGAGTCCGTGAAGCTGTTCGAAGAGTGGGGCCTGCCGATCTGGAAGAAAGATGCAGCCGGCGAAAACCTTGACGGTGCCAAACCTGCTCCGTCACTTCGTGAAGGCGGCACCCCGGTACGGACCGGTAAATGGCAGATCATGATCAACGGTGAGTCCTACAAGTGCATCGTTGCCGAGCCCGCCAAAGCCGCTCTCGGCGAAGAGAACTGTCTGGAGCGTGTTTTCATCGTTAAACTGCTCCTCGACAAAAACGTTGACAATCAGATCGCCGGTGCGGTTGGTTTCTCGACCCGTGAAAACAAGGTTCATGTTTTCCGTTGCAAAACCGCTCTCTGCGCCTGCGGTGGTGCTGTAAATATCTTCCGTCCCCGGTCTACCGGTGAAGGTAAAGGCCGCGCCTGGTATCCGGTTTGGAACGCAGGTTCCACCTACACCATGTGTGCCCAGGTTGGCGCCACCCTGACCATGATGGAAAACCGCTTCACCCCGGCTCGTTTCAAAGACGGTTACGGACCGGTTGGTGCATGGTTCCTTCTGTTCAAGGCTAAAGTTCAGAACGGTCTTGGTGAGTTCTATGCCAACAGTGACTCTGTGAAGGGCGAACTGGCAAAATTCATGCCTTACGGTCAGTCAGCAGTCACCCCGACCTGTCTGCGTAACCATCTGATGCTGAACGAGCTGAAAGAGGGACGCGGCCCGATCTACATGGCTACCGATGTTGCTCTGAATGCCTTCCTTGACGATCGTCGTGCGAAAGGTATGGACGAGAAGGAAGTTATGAAGTTCTGGAAACACCTTGAGTCAGAAGCGTGGGAAGACTTCCTTGACATGTCAGTCGGTCAGGCCGGTCTGTGGGCTGGTATGAACATCGAGCCTGAGAAAGTAGGTTCCGAGATCATGCCGACCGAACCCTACATGCTGGGCAGCCATTCAGGTTGTTGCGGTATCTGGACCTCCGGTCCGAACGAAGACTGGGTTCCGACAGTAGATGGTCCTCGCAGCCACCAGTACAAATGGGGTTACAACCGGATGACCACCGTTAACGGACTCTTTACCGCTGGCGATGGCGTTGGTGCTTCCGGTCACAAATTCTCCTCCGGCTCCCATGCCGAGGGTCGTATTGTTGCCAAGCAGATGGTCAAGTACTGTCGTGATCATGCTGATTTCAAACCCGAGCTGTCCCAGACCGCTCAGCAGCTGGCCGATGAGATCTATGCACCGGTTAAACTGTACCATCAGCATGTCGGCGCAACCACCGCCAGTGACGTAAACCCGAACTACTGCAAGCCTGCAGGAATCATGATGCGTCTCATGAAAGCTACCGACGAGTACGGCGGTGGTGTTGCGACCTACTACATGACTTCCGGCAAACTGCTGAACATCTGTCTTGATCTTCTTCGCATGCTGCGTGAAGATGCTGCCAAGATGGCTGCCGGCGACCTGCATGAGTTGATGAGGGCGTGGGAGAACTACCATCGTATCTGGTGTGTTGAAACCCATATCCGTCACATCGAGTTCCGTAAGGAAAGCCGTTACCCTGGATTCTACTACAGGTCAGACTACCCGACCTGTGATGATGCAAACTGGAAGGCTTTCGTTAACTCCACTTTCGATCCCAAGACTCAGGAGTGGAAGTGCGAGAAGGTTCCGTGTATCAACATCGTTGAGACTGAGCCGTGGATCTAA